tattcctctttttagtcaactttagcagaggttcCAATAATTCTAGAGGGTACTGTACTCCTATATTacaaaaccaaaaccaaaatcatgttgGCCTAAGTAAAGACAATGTTAAGTGTGGTTCCCTCATTGGCATtgacgccccccccccccccaaaactgTATTAATTCCCCCTATGTAAAACACTGAGGGGGGAATTCCCCTCattgtgaaaaaatataattttaaacCCTGCATGCACATGTTTTTACATAGTTGTGCAAGAGAGTTGTAGTTGTAAACAGAAAGTGGTCGCAATGTTGAGAATTCATAAATAAATTTGTAATATCATAAGCCAACTGTAACAAACATTTTTATACTTAATCTTATACAACATTTTTATGATAACATAACAAATCAGGGAGACACAAATGCTTTACTAAATGGTATTTAATAAACAATTAAACAGCTAATGTACATTATGTTATGGCTTGCATTTACTGTTAATGGGCACATTCATTTTGAAAAATTTGAACAGAGAGTTGTAGTTGTCGAAAGTGGTCTGGATAGAATTTAAGCCAACTGATGACGACACAAATGCTTTACTAAATGGTATTTAATAAACAATTAAACAGTTCCTGGCTTGAAAACAGTAACCAACTCAGGCAGACAAATGGAATGCAGTATTGGCCTATGGGGTTTGACCAGAGCCATGGAATGCAGCATTAGTCTACGGGGTTTGACCAGAGCCAAGGAATGCAGCATTAGTCTATGGGGTTTGACCAGAGCCATAAAGAGGAAGTTGTGACACACTTTTGATGTTGCTGCCACACAATCTAAGCTCCAAAAATCCTGTGCTGGATGGCTGTATCGCAGGAGGAGGGATCCTCTAGCAGCCGGAAATACATCCCAAGTGATATTTCCGGATGGTGGAGGATATATGGGCGTAACTCACTGACTGCTGACCAAGTGATTGTCTGTTTTCATTTCCGAAACTCCAATAAAATGGCATGGAAAAGCGCTGCATCTTCCACCGTCTCTTAATGGGAGTGTCACCACCTGTTTTCTCTAACACCCCAGTTTTAAATCGTAACTCTCACCAAATTGCAATCTAGGGTCTTTTTGTCGATGTAGCCAAATCAAACTTCGTTTAAAAACATAATTGCGTTGGAATCGtcacttttaagcttgtccgTATTGTTGTTTTCaggtcaaatggccttttgaatgggagtcgTCAGGGCACtgctattttgatacatgattgCGTCAAAATGTATCTcaatatgtatctccaattctagggactctgttttctctcttttaaCATAAAATGACATAATTACGCCACAACTCTGTTTTCTCTAACGCTCCGTTTTAAcataaaagcttttccacactggatacACATGTGCGGCTTCTATCCAGTGTGCGTATGAATTTGAAAACGAAGATTTGATATTTTTGAAAAAGCCTTGCCACTCTCAATACATTTATAAGGCTTCTCTTCAGTGTGTTTTAGCATATGGGTTTTAAGATTACCAACCCGTGTAAAAGCTTTCCCACACTGGTCACACTTGTGGGGTTTCTCTCCCGTGTGAGTTAAATAATGGGTTTTAAGATGTGAAACTACTGAAAAAGCTCTTCCACACTGGTCACATTTGTGAGGTTTCTCTCTAGTGTGTATTACCATATGAGTTTTAAGACTTGACATTCTTGTgaaggcttttccacactggatacatttatgaggcttctctccagtgtgtattagcataTGGGTTTTAAGAGATGATATTTGTGAAAAAGTATTTCCACACTGaatacatttatgaggcttctctccagtgtgtgttaacatatgggttttaagatgtgaaatttgtaaaaaagtttttccacactggacacatttatgatgcttctctccagtgtgtattagcataTGGGTTTTAAGAGATGATATTTGTGAAAAAGTTTTTCCACACTGaatacatttatgaggcttttctccagtgtgtattcGCATATGGGGTTTAAGATGAGAAACCTGtgaaaatgcttttccacactggatacatttatgaggcttctttCCAGTGTGAATTAGCATATGGGTTTTAAGACTTGACATTCTTGTgaaggcttttccacactggatacATTCATGAAAGTGTGTTTTCTGGTGTTTCTTGAGTTTTCTCAGGGTTGTGAAACTCTTCCTGCAGACAGTGCAGTGGTGCAGCCTTCCTTTGAGTTGCAGGTTGAGTTCATCATTCTGTCCATGGATCTTCTGTTGCGTTACAGGTGGTTGTTCCGATACACCTGGAATTACAAGATGGATTTAGAATGGCAAGTGTTTTACATTCAGCAATTTGATTATCTGATAAAGACATATGCTTTACAAGACAGAAAGCCATCCCCCAAAAGTGGCCTCAAAGTCGAGAATTCATACTTATGATCATAAAAATGAACAAACATTAACCTTGACCTTAAGAAACGGTGATctacaaaaactgcttatctaataagtATAATTCATTAGTTaatttgatattcaattgagaatccaaaatcaaaaaaagaaaaaatatgacttattgtttcattatttgtttatgaatgtgatacaaacaaacaaataacgcTTTGTTTTTCAAACTTTTGATTTCATGGTCAGATCAAAAGGTAGAACCTTTAAAAAACAGCCTTAGGGCCAAAGCtgattttgattaaaaaaaaaaaaaataataattcccCAATTGCTGTGACCCAGAAATTATTTATTGACTTACATTGCCAACTGCTGCTTGTTTTGCAGTGTTAAatcagattaccagtccgattATAACTTTACCACTAACAATTTAACCTAAAGACAATGGCTATATTTAAATGTCCACTCAGACCGACAgaatctctcttttttccactCAGCCGACAGTCTAAACAAATAGGTTTTTCTAACTTCTATGCTCGACTTAAATTATTTGCTctgcttgtgaat
This window of the Alosa alosa isolate M-15738 ecotype Scorff River chromosome 7, AALO_Geno_1.1, whole genome shotgun sequence genome carries:
- the LOC125297370 gene encoding zinc finger protein 239-like, which encodes MVKEEDIQEEEYGYMISQVEDEKPFAELHCRTETDAAGSSVTDNETKQIKAEIEVKIEDDEQEHDYLVQSVSEQPPVTQQKIHGQNDELNLQLKGRLHHCTVCRKSFTTLRKLKKHQKTHFHECIQCGKAFTRMSSLKTHMLIHTGKKPHKCIQCGKAFSQVSHLKPHMRIHTGEKPHKCIQCGKTFSQISSLKTHMLIHTGEKHHKCVQCGKTFLQISHLKTHMLTHTGEKPHKCIQCGNTFSQISSLKTHMLIHTGEKPHKCIQCGKAFTRMSSLKTHMVIHTREKPHKCDQCGRAFSVVSHLKTHYLTHTGEKPHKCDQCGKAFTRVGNLKTHMLKHTEEKPYKCIESGKAFSKISNLRFQIHTHTG